GTTGCCTGTGCAATGTGACCTGCGTATGGTTTTATTTTGAACAGTAATGGATCAATCTTGCGTTCGAGCCATTTTGAGATTGAAAGAAAAAAGACAAGCGTAATACTAATGCAAACAACGAAGCCCCAAAAAAGAAACTCATACGTATGCCCTAAAACAACTTCTCTAAAATTAAGCGCTGGGGCTTGGAGGGCACTATTTACTTCCTCACTATTTAACACATAGACTTCATGTGCGCGAGCTATGTATGGCAATAGGATGGCACTAAGACCAGCTAGTAGGAAACCAAAACGTTTTGAGAGTTGCATAGAAAAAGTATATCAAGAAAAAGAACTTATTTGTAATTTTTATATGCTGCAATTTCACCTTTGTGGAAAGTATTGACGACACTTTGCTGCATACTATAATACATAGAGGCCGAATTTATTAAAGTATTGCTACTTATAATTATATGCTTAAATGGAGTGTTATTTTTCTCATCATTGCAATTATCGCGGGTTTACTAGGCTTTACGACAATCGCTGGAACCTCAATAGCAATTGCAAAAATTCTTTTCTTTGTATTTTTAGTTATATTTATTATTACCTTGCTTATTGGAGGAGCATTATTTAAAGGTATTAAAAATACAATTTCAAAGCAATAAAATTCCTAATTGTTGAAATAAAAACTCCCGTTCCGGGAGTTTTTATTATTTTATACGCGTTCTCCTATTTGCTGACGCCACATGGCAAAGTAGAGACCTTTTTTGTCTAACAGC
The Candidatus Nomurabacteria bacterium genome window above contains:
- a CDS encoding DUF1328 domain-containing protein; its protein translation is MLKWSVIFLIIAIIAGLLGFTTIAGTSIAIAKILFFVFLVIFIITLLIGGALFKGIKNTISKQ